In Pyrus communis chromosome 11, drPyrComm1.1, whole genome shotgun sequence, the sequence CTATCTcattccatatatttttttacctctttttccctcttttagctaatcaattaAGCTATCATTACATAACCTCCCAAAAGCATTCCttttattatgttaattagccaattaatatgTTTATTCCTAATCAATATATTAATTGCTAATTAAATCACCAAATAACACCCAAAATATACATAAAGGGCCGGCCACTCTTTCTCCAAAGAAGACCGGCCATGCCCTACAAATATGACCCACttttctctaaaaacaaaaGTTCACACTTGCAAAATTCCAAAAactctctaaacacttttctctctaaattctaactttggcatcggaggttcttcgccCAAAGCCCCcctcatcgtgggcgcgtgaggctcttaggtaggtgcaattttgtccaagaagaaagaggaagaaatttgcatccacaaatagGTGCTTTTATTGAGAATTGAAATTCACGctcgtagaagactcttgcacaaaaaggttttttctctattttctagtCTGCTTgtatttttcgtacgttcttattttagaattttttatttgcaaagattctttgataaaaaaaaaaaaaagagaaatacacaCTGAGCAGCCTACTCCCGTGGCCCAACCTGATCCCGCCGAGTAGTCTGCTCTCGTGGCCCAGCATGCTCCCGCCAAGCAGCCTACTCTCGTGGTCCAGCTTGCTTCCGCCGAGCAATCTGctctcgtggcccagcctgctcccgcAGCCTAGTCTGCTCTCGTGGCCTTCCAATCAGCCCAAATCAGTCCAAGACCAGTTCAACCGTCCCGGCTCCAAATTTTCGGACCGATGATCAATCTGGgagcattttcaccatatttttctGCGGATTTGACATTTTCTAGCTTAAATCTCGCAcccggagtctaccacacttccactgctcaaggagaaACATTCCTTAGAAGCTCTTCCAATctaaatggcgaacaacacttgccttgacaagtcatagagttgacgagcaCCCTAGCACatcagacgaccttggtgaaccaaCTCTTGCAGCTCACCAAgatgcaatgtgttccaaacgaggtgtcccgaagaaCGACAAGGGCAGACAAAGAACCTCTCCAGTAGCTTCCCAACAAGCAGCCACTCGACTAGCCACGAACTGAGTGTTTGGGCAGAGTACACTCCCGATTGGGCCCCCGAGATAACGTATACTCCCATCTTAGCATGTGGAGGAGTGTGTATTCTCGACTAGGCCGACAGACGAGCATACACTcacggttggggccacactccgataatcaacatgagcagccTTCCAAgtgaagtgttcattcgcgACTTGGCCCGCAAGGAGCATCCTCCACATCACATCGGAGTAAGCAGCACGACGGGcagagagaagcagtcactcaatctagctcaagttcaaccagcagcCTGCAAAATCCCTCGCCTGCTAGGAATCCACCATATGCACCGCCGCTGcggcatagacgagccgaacacGTAGAAAAGCAGCCTAGACTAGTAAGTCAAGATTGGGTACAGCCGATGGCTTTGCTAcaccaacaaaggcaaattcaggaagaagtagagagacTCTTAAACAAGCAATCACGTGATTTCCAACGCAATGAAATGGCCGACGAAGCTCTACGAcgggacatgaccaacataagcaggtcacccttcacggACGAGATTAAGCAGGCAAAGCCTCCACACGAGTTCAGCATGCTACATTTCATATCTTTCAAAAGGGATGAAGACCCAGAGAGACACCTAAAGCGCTACCAAAGCGCAATGATCCTCTATCGAAACAACGACGATCTCATGTGTCAGATATTCGCCACCACTCTACAAGGCGAGGTGCAAAATTGGTTCTACACCCTGCCTCCACAATCTATCCTAAATTTTGacgaactttctttggttttcaccaaagaatattcatcctattgcttgatcaagaagaagtccgaccacttgttcaacgtcaagaagaacccaaatgAGTCATTTCGCGACTATCTGAAGAGGTTCAAGGCAAAGAAGGTAAAGATAGTCGAATGCAATGACTCGATAGCTAgagcagccttccaaaaaggactttTAGCAGACCACCCGCTATTCagaaaattgatcatgaaagaagatctaactctagCAGACTCTTTCGCTCTAGTAgaaaagcatgcactttgggacgaggctcactaatgcacattcaaggacttgaagaagtacccAACATCACCTCCATACTATCCAAACCGGAAGTAGAGGATGATTCATTCATATGTTTGACGGTATCTGAAgcagcaataagctctaccatcATGCGAGAAGAGCTGGGGGCCTGACTACCTGTATTTCACAATTCATCTTCATGACACATGCAGTCATCTTCATGACGCATTATTCCGCCCAATCCAGACGCGTGACAATAAAGGCGTAAACCTTGGCAGATGCAAAGTTTTCTGACGAAGGCAACAACTCGGCCCAAAAGACACGCCAATGGCAGATGAACACTAGAAGGACACACTCGGAAGTAAGTTTTATCCTCGTCAccccaaaagattctacatatGAGCAATATATACCAGCATTTGAGCACTACCTCTTGCTACGCGTCACACGGCCCTAGCCGACCCTTGCTTCATAATTTAGCTCTAGAATGGTCCAATACCAGCAGTTGAGCATCTCCTACTACGTGTAACATGGCCCCAGCTCCACGACTCCCTACCATGCATTCACAACGCAATAGAGTGGCCCAAGGACGCCCCAAAGGTAGCCGAGTATGCCTTAGTCGCGCCTGCTCTACCCAATGGAGACATCTGGCATTTGCATGTCGACTGCTCATTTAACTACAAAGGTTCGAGAATAGGTGTAGTCCTTGTCACCCCAAACGATTCGATACCCGAACAAGCGATCACTCTAAGCTTCAAAGTACCCAACAACGAAATAGAGTACGATACCCTACTAGCAGGCCTtcgaatggcaaaagacttgaCAGTAGACAACGCTCACATGGATACACTAGCCAGCCTAGACTTTGCCCTCGACCACTAACTCAAACACTTTATCCTAGAGGAATATCTAGACAAGACAAGCATAGAGGTGAAGCCAGTAGTCGAGGTGTCACAAGTTAGTACAACCCCAAATTGGCAAGATTCCATTGTAAACTACATGATCAATGGCACCTTCCCCACAGATAGATTGAAGTCTAGGAAGCTTCAAATCAAGGTAGCGTGAACATCCTACACCGGATCACATCTCCACTATCTAGCGTTCCCCGATGACTTGAAGGTTTTAAGCTCAATTCACCAAggtgtttgtggaaatcactctgGAGGTCGATCCTTAGCACAGAAGGCTCTTAACGCAAGCTACTATTGGCCTACCATGCACGAAGATAGTAAGGAATTAGTACAAAAGTGTGACCACTGCCAACGCTACATGCCGATACCAGTACTGTTGCCAGCGAACTACATCCGCATATGAGTCTTTGGCCGttcatgcagtgggcaatcGACCTGGTAGGACTTATGTCGACTGCTACTAggggcagaggcatgatgatcgtggtaACCGACTACTTCAGAATATGGGTAGAAGTAGAGCCCAAGACGACCCCGACTCAAACGGACATAGAACACTTCATATGAAGGAACATCATAtgccgatttggcatccctTAGTTCATCATCACCGACAactgataagagcatatttaggcgacttagctagcttattcttgtgaatttgtgttattatttcttagttaatgtagtatttcaactcattttcgtgtgtttgtaggtccaaagggttaaagtaccaagaaagtgcattttggtgcattttggagcagttttgggcactaagtggatagcttgtatatgggccaacatggatggacaaatttggagttcaaaaggctaggaatctgataagaagatgaagaaattaaattaaagacaaagaggataaggaatcagctcaaaagaggaaacattattcaaaaccttatccaaccttatcttatccaaaccttatcctatcttatcctaacctaatcttgttccaccttaatcctagctgcaagtggacctaaaaacatgatttctagaagccttatctaaccctaaaagggtgccacacccttcccccttttatctcttctagaaaacccaaaatcaaccacaaaacacctagtttctagaaggcccaatttggacgaatttgctaaacctttttccttttggattctaatttgttaggccttaatccttgtggatttgggtatacaattcaAAATCCATCTCATCAAATCCCTTTTACAAGGTAATTCCCAAAACCTATCTCATTCCATATATTTTTTAcctctttttccctcttttagctaatcaattaAGCTATCATTACATAACCTCCCAAAAACATTCCTTTTATTATGTTAGTTAGCCagttaatatatttattcctaATCAATATATTAATTGCTAATTAAATCACCAAATAACACCCAAAATATACATAAAGGTCCGGCCACTCTTTCTCCAAAGAAGACCGGCCATGCCTTATAAATATGACCCACTTTTCTCTAGAAACAAAAGTTcacactcttgcaaaattccaaaaactctctaaacacttttctctctaaattctaactttggcatcgaaggttcttcggccaaagcctcaCCCATTcgtcgtgggcgcgtgaggttcttggccttgaccctaaggtgttaattgttttgtaggtgcaattttgtccaagaagaaggaggaagaaatttgcatccacacatataacatttatatgagacgactTAAAACGATAAtatttgccctttatattacactagattagtttaacatgtgaaatgtctgtaaagtatcatcaaatgattggttttagggcacatttccaacaattgttgaattccttattgttgagcctaaaataatcccaaaaatcctaGAGCCGATAGGTGAACTTTTGCTCAAGAAAAACAAGATTGCTCTCATTAAATGGGCATGCTTCTCAAATACTCCCACGTGCAGCTCATCGCCTTTAAAGGTCCAAGCAGCTGAATAAGACTGCTCACAGCTCACATGCTTATGGCATGGAAAAGTCAAATCATTAAAAATAAAGATTAATTATCCAAATTCTATCTTAAtgcattcccaattgaagaatTGACTCCATTCTAGTAAGTAATCcttatttaaatcaattaaggATATTTACaacattatctcaagatattatttcttatttaatagTTTGAGAAATTCTCTTCATAAACCTTGACCAATAGGATGTCGCCATGTGTAGGGTAAGACTCTAACACCATGGCCGGCCcccctcctataaatacctcaatcTTTACCTCCCTCATGGGTGCGTGAaacttaggtctttgatcaaaggtgttgattgttttccaGGTGCATTTTCGTTAAAGCTAGAGATGGCTGAAAATTGCATTAACACTCATAATGGGCAAAGAAAAgattaatttacaaattaattgTTACTTGAATTCGTCATACTAAgcgaagaaaaaataaatttacaaagtAATTGTTGTGGGATCAAAATTCATTGAAATCAATGACACATATTTCAGAAAGTGCTATCCTTGATTTTGAAAAGCCCCCCTTGCCTGCATAGCACATAACCCAGAACATCAACAACCAAAAAAGGGATATGTCACTGATTTTGTCGATCCCTTTCTGTTTGGATTGAATGGAAACCACACAATAaactaggggtggttcggtatgggatcccataccaaaacccttgtcccgattcccaaaccgaaatttttgggaatcccaaattcaataccaatcccaaaccaaattttcgggaatcccgaaataattttgggatttcgggacaaatcgggaatcccgaaatgcttttgggcttttggactaaaatttgacatattatgtttttgggctaaaatttgacatattatgcttTTAGGCCCAAACTGCCaatttgttatttaattttatactaATTTGCCCACTGCCCACTGCACAAATTtgatataatttcataaattaagtttcaatctacCCACTACCCATTTGTGCACAAAGTTTCAATAATAACAAAGTTTCAATCTGCCCACTAcacatgcatcatgcatgcaataaaaataaattaggtaccaaacccaaaagcaaaaataatagttacaagccaaggttttaaaataaataaagtaacaaactcaaaagcaaaaatagtagttacaagccaaggttttaaaataaataaagtaacaaacccaaaatcaaaaaaattagttatgagccaaagtttcaataattAAGTTACAAACCAAAAGCTAAAAAGCAAAGCTTAAAGTCTATAAATATTGTTGGCCTCTTCGGCCCCTTCGTCCCCTTGATCTTGTTGATGCTTGTGGTTGCTCCCTTCTTGTTGGTAATTGTACTCTTCCCCTTG encodes:
- the LOC137708996 gene encoding uncharacterized protein, whose translation is MADEALRRDMTNISRSPFTDEIKQAKPPHEFSMLHFISFKRDEDPERHLKRYQSAMILYRNNDDLMCQIFATTLQGEVQNWFYTLPPQSILNFDELSLVFTKEYSSYCLIKKKSDHLFNVKKNPNESFRDYLKRFKAKKVKIVECNDSIARAAFQKGLLADHPLFRKLIMKEDLTLADSFALVEKHALWDEAH